Below is a window of Tachysurus fulvidraco isolate hzauxx_2018 chromosome 11, HZAU_PFXX_2.0, whole genome shotgun sequence DNA.
tttgatgatatagtttatgttgcactcccatttcaggtcttgggaaatggtagtgcacagaaacttgaaggtctccacagatgacacagggctgtttgatattgtgagggggagtagtgttgtggggtctttcctaaagtccactatcatctccacagttttgagggtgtttagctccagactgttctgactgcaccatagcaccaccCGCTTCACCTCCTGTCGGTATGCAGAttcatcgccatcttggatgagaccgatgagcgtagtatcatctgcaaacttcaggagtttaacagtttagtcacttgaagtgcagtcattagtgtagagggagaatagaagtggggagaggacacatccctgtggatcgccagtgctgattgtccgaatgctggaggtgacacctaccagtctcacctgttgtttcctgtctgtcaggaagctggtgatccattGACAGATGCACGGGGGTAtagtgagccttaggagtttggagAGGAGAATTTCCGggattattgtattaaaagccGAACTAAAGTCAACAAAGAGAATCCGGGCgtatgtccctgggcagtccaggtgttgcagaatgtagtgcagtccaAAGTTGACTGCGTTGTCCACTGATCTGTTTGCAcggtaggcaaactgtaggggatccagcatctgttctgtttcagactttaggtgggccaataccagctgttcaaaggtcttcatgacaacagatgtCAGATATACAGACCTGTAGTCATTCAGTCCAGTGATGGAGGATTTCTTGGGGACCATTGTGGAGAGTTTAAAGCAggaggggacttcacacagctccagagaTCTGTTGAAGATATAGGTGAAGATAGGAGCCACATGCTTTGAGACAGGGGTGGGAGACCCGTCTGGGCCGGGAGCTTTCcttgtcttctgtctctgaaagAGCCGATTCACATCCTCTTCAGAAAAATATGcgtgtttataaataaataattttaacataaaatgaaCTGTATGAATTGATCctgcaataaaaacatttaatcattaatccataacagatttattttgaGAGGCACAAACATGCATAGTGTAAATAAatcagacttttattttttttaaggatgtTCCACACAAAAGGGGAAGTTCTCTCAGTAAATCTGACTGAAGCTTCTGGCCGGTGTTTTCTAGGTGGCTGTTGTGGCTCGGACCAGAAGACGTACGTGGTGGGAGGATGGGCCTGGGCGTGGTGGTTCCTGTCAGATGCACAAGCGTAAGTCTCAAATCTAATCATCCAGCAGCATGTAGTCTTAATGGgggtagtggtggctcaagaggttaaggctctgggttgttgatcggaggatcaagGTTCAAGCCCAGTacttccaagctgccactgtcgggCCCTTGAGCCATTTCAACCTTTCATGCTCCAGGGCCGCTGTATCACAGGTGCGCcccgaccccaacctcctcagttgggatatgtgaagtatccactgtgctataatgtatgatgatgataaaggctttcttccttccattcaatAATTAATTAGGTCTGTAATGagtcacaaataaacacacccaCTAACATGGTATGTAGTATGATCTCATTTTCATTTCCAGGAAAGCAATAAACTCCTCTgttcctgaagactttcctgcaATCACAGAAACTGTTACAAAGTGATGACACCACAGACTCTTTCCACAAATGTTAATGAATTGTGTCCTAACAAAGAAACATCAACGATTATCggtgttattttattaaacgATAACTCTcgttaatctgtttttttttttactctttttaatATTGAGCATCTCAAGTCCAGAAGCTTttcgagtcaagaagcttttattgtcatttcaaccatatatagctgacgcagtacatagcAAAATGAAACAAGGTTTTTTTAAGGATCGTGGTGCTACGtggaacaaagacagagctaacgACTCAAGTTAGTCCGagcataaagtgcatctgtgcaacatGGTGTAAAGAGGGtgagacaaaatacagtgcaaacaatgcaaaacactacaagacaatacacaaaagcagcgtacatgctgtattattctatagtacatgtgccaaaaatataggaataaaaaaaaatacagtttggatgtatattggaagtgtgtggattacagtattgtgtgtgtgttgtgctcggtacagttcagttcagttatagAGAATGCTTCAGtgcctttttccagatggcaggagggagaacagtgtgtgtgatgggtgtgtggggtcatccacaatgtgtgtaatgatgtaattgTCTGTATTAGAGGGAAAAGAGACTccgatgatcttctcagctgtccgctgcagggtcttacgatccgagatggtgcagttcccaaaccagacagtgatgcagctgctcagaatgctctcaatggtcataatgggggagggagatgggcttcCCTCAGCCTGCGTgtgaagtagagatgctgctgggctctcttggtgatggagccggtgttgagtgaccaggtgaagttctctgccAGATGCTCTGTGCTCTCTgaaagtcaacaaccatctctttttagttttatcaacattcagagacacaTAGCAGTTGCACctcttctctgtatgctgacccGTGGTTCTTGCCGATAAGACCTACCACAGTCGCGTTACTggcaaacttgatgatatgattcgatctgtgcattgctgcacagtcgtgagtcagcaaggtgaacagcagtgggctgagcacgcagccctgaggggccccagtgttcagtgtggtggtgctggagatgctgttcctgatccggactgactgaggtctcccagtcggGAAGttcaggatccagttgcagaggaaggtgtttagtcccagcaggctcagcttcccaatcaggtgctgagacGATGAtcgtgttgaatgctgaactgaagtctatgaacagcattcgtacgtAAGTAAGTTTATTGTCTTGTTGGGTGAAGGCTAAATGAATGGTGGTGGCAATGGCATGCAAATAAccccatagagttcacatagaGTCTCTTTAGTATTAGCACTGGAGGGAATGTAAACTCCTgaattcctgtggtaaataaaatggcctgcatcgaACAGTCACAAACTGCACTAACGATGAGCAGTAacgaaacaagcacagagttcttacaccattccgtgttgatgtaaaaacacacacagaacctcaagCCTTACCggattacacacacagctgcatttctgtcgccACCCAAGGTGAGCCCATCTAGCTGAATTAAGTTCCTTGtaagtagaggtcttctcgcaTCTAAAGAAATCTACCTGACCCGAAGTGAcctgaatcactttttacccgaacccgacgtgccgacccgagacaaaccagAAAAATTAGACCCGAAAATTgtttgacaggtctgtttcgaCGAAATTTAGCTTACTGCCAGCAACACAATTTTGCaggcggtcttggcaaacagaggagaggttggaaaaggactcgagtcgatgcacacacatgaGTTACATTAGTtcaggtcttctcgggtccgttcggtaaaaacacattcattttaaattacccgagacccgatgccgctattattagacccgacccgcgtccgaggcacacgtgaaacttttagacttGAACCCGCTCAGGTCTTGGGTCGGACCttgggttttcggatctaaatggacccgtgaagacctctacttgTAAGTCCCTGTGTAGCAACTGTAGACCTGAGCTTTTTAGACACAGGTGCATTTATATGaacttttctttgtcttttctttgttgttataaagaaataacacacagtCAGACCAAACAGACCTGCAAATCATAATGCTCTTAGGATCAACTGATGGTTTATGGTTAATAGAAGGTTAATATTTGTCTCTTTAAAGCTGCTGTTACGGGTTATGGGCGGGTTACGTAGGCTGGAAGTCACCAGtgacccccaccccccatctTTCAACCCGAGAAAGAACAAAATGATGTCGATTTGAAACAAAATGTTGTATTGGGTAAACGTGCGTCATTGTGCCGTGATGCAGCTCACTGCTGTAACTCTATCATGTGCTACTCCTCCTGAAGCCCAACATccactaaaccacacacacgctGGCATTTACAAGGAAGTTAATTAGAGCGTTCAGTGGAAACATGATCCGTTCTGAACGAGATCTGTGGAAACACTCGGCGGAATCAAGCAAAAGGCGCAGCGTAAAGCTGACGTACAAACCTCCCGCTTATTACATCCAGTTCAGCATATCAGGAAATAATAAAGATGCTCACCAGACTCCAGGATAATGTCTCTACTGTGTAGTGTCAAGAGAAAACACTACACCTCAAAGCCAAACCTCTAGCCAGTGACTTGGTGACACGACGTGTTACTTCAGACACCTTCGTATATATGGACAAAGATTAGGGGATCGTCGTACATAAttgtttgtattcattttcttatgatagaaaggtgtcCGAACACTCCGTTCTCTTCTCAGACTAGTGAAAATGCCCATGCTGAGCCCTGTACATGTGAGCAGAACTGCACCATGGAAGGAGAACTGGTCTGATACTTTTATATCACGGTGACATCCGGGTGCACGTGGGTCACTTACCTGAAGGCAAGACGGAACCAAGACGCACTAGAGAAACTGTTCTCTCTAGACAACGGGGAGAGCCGGATTTGTTCACCCTATGTTTGAGGAGCTGAGGTGGAAGTAACAATGCTGCAGAGCTAGAGAGAATGTAAAAGCAAGGCTAATGGCTAAGGGGTGGAAGTACAAGCCCTCTGTTCTGTTGATTGTTATGGGAAATGTGAATTGTCTCACCAATAAGACTAACTGGATGAGCTGGATGCCCTTGTGAGGAGTGACAGGACTTGTAGAGAGTCTAGTATACTACTCTTCTCTGAAACTCGGCTAACGCAAGACAGTCTGGATCCTAACATGAATCTACCGGAATTCAAGACAGTAATATCAGATAGACACTGCTAGAATTTGCTTTGggatagatctctctctctctctctctctctctctctctctctctctctctctctctctctctctctctctctctctctctctctctctatgggAAGAAGGCAGAAGCATTGTGTTGCTCTTGgacacctacctaaacattgttgcagtCCAAGTACCCCTCTTCATGGCAACAGTATTCCCTAACGCCAATGTTCTTCTTTCAGGAAAGTAATGCATCCTGCCACGCTGCAGAAACCGCTCAGTAacggtttgaggaacatgagcTCAACTTTGAGTTCAAGGTGTTGAGTTCAAGGTGAAATTCTTCACATCTCAATCTGACCAAACATCTGTGGTATGTTCCGGACCAAAAAAGTCCGATCCACGGATGCGCCACCTCTCGGCTTGCAGGACTTAAAGCATCTTCTGCTAaggtcttggtgccagataccacaagGACTCCAATACCTTGATGGGTCGGACCTGTTATACTGGGACAAGGGGACAAAAATGAcattaggcaggtggttttaaagACACTAGGTAATAGCAACCTTATGTACATCTACCGCTagtaattaaatatatacttaTTGTTGAATAAAATCCATATTACTTAATACTGCTATAGTCATTATATGTATAAGAAAAAGAATCTTATAATTACATCTCTATGAATTGAGGGAAATTTTGCAGGGAAATGACATTTATATTACTGGAACATTCTAGATCAAATCTAATCAgaaatgttgtttgttttatttatcactgTCATTAGAGACCGCTGGCACACCACATGTTTTACCGTTCATACCAGTGAAATGTCAGTGGCTTCAAAATATTTATCATCAGAGCGTCTTTAGGAGTGTCGTCAGTTCCACCAAGATTTGGCTTTTTCTTAATTATGTACCATTTTGTGTAACGACTGTagcaaataaacacagataaatAATCGAATAAAAGACATGTGGTCAtgcagttataggaaaataatctactatggtgtgatgtgtgtgatgaggGCAGAAATAAGGCATAATCACTTTTAGCATTGAAGTTCCTTTATGAGTCATAAAAAGCAAAtgctaaatgttttattccttttattcctaaggccatccttaaaaatattcttgtttgccataacccgaccgaccctgtcaatttaggaccgactcaattttatttatttttttgcttcaagtccgaccatttttttgtttgctctttttttttgtttactcttctatttttttgttttttgtaaacaactaatacaaatgcaataaaataaagtatatcTACGTCagctatgtttacactattggttaccggatgtcatactatggcctgtgcgttcgcttcgtctcattctctcattcactgtcagagtcaacggttcacgcttggtaatgatggctgcagtaaacaagatgttcgcggtcaccgttcaaagtcatacgggttcgggcaccgtaatacatctaaaaaaattcattaaaacagctcgacaccgctttaacttggcacaaagttctggaaaaactgtgcccagcatcaaaatgaggtttgcaatgaggcgcccgaaggcacgggttgaagacccagtcagggacatcacgatatgctaatttgtttaaagtcctAGCtatgtaatcaccatcaccaaaattgtacttttttttttaaattgaaacttgaaaaaaaatatatatatatatagacctgCCTACCGACCCTTTAAACCAAAACcgaaaccaaaatatttttaaggatggccccACAGCAAGTTGCCACGGATTACAATGTTTAATTTCAAAACGAATGACCCATTTTATGTCTTACATGTGCTGTAgtaaagcagaataaaaatgCAGTTCTTTCACAGGACGCCGTATATAACATGTACCTGCGTTAAATACCCAGTGACTCTGTCCTTTTATGATTAACATTGATGTTTCCCCCCACAGACTTACACTCGAGATAATGACTTTACAACCCAAGTGTGAAAGCGTGGAGACGGCAGAAGGAGTGGCCATTACGGTCACTGGAGTGGCTCAGGTACACAAAGACGTAATCGACCGTGACATGACGTACCGCTGTGCAGAAATGTGACCATGTTCATATGTATACGGTGTGAAATGATGGGGATGATAGAGAGTGTCTATAGAGCGTGTGCCTCATGCttaaaaagtgcaaaaagaTTGGATGTGAAAGATAAGAATACCTGCTTGGGTGCAGAATGACATAAgtgctttttttctctcactcaagCAGATAACAATACTGTATTTACCCAGTAATAGTTAAATATATAGGTAAATAACaagttaatatttaaataagaacaATGTCAAGCCAGGGTTAACTAGTTCAAATATGAAAAGCCATTGTGAATCTATCGGTATGTCTGCCTGCCTGTATACAGTAATTTCCTGTCTAATATCCTGTTTAATTGCCTGTCTGCCTCCCTGTCTGCCGGTCTAATTCCCTGTCTGCCTCCCTGTCTGCCTCCCTGTCTGCCGGTCTAATTGCCTGTCTAATTGCCTGTCTGCCTCCCTGTCTGCCGGTCTAattgcctgtctgcctgcctgcctccCTGCCTGCCTCcctgtctgtttgcctgtctgtctgtctgcctgcctccctgtctgtttgcctgtctgtctgtctgcctgcctccctgtctgtttgcctgtctgtctgtctgcctgcctccctgtctgtttgcctgtctgtctgtctgcctgcctgtctgtttgcctgtctgtctgtctgcctgcctgcctgcctgcctgtctgtttgcctgtctgtctgtctgcctgcctgcctgcctgtctgtttgcctgtctgtctgtctgcctgcctgcctgtctgtttgcctgcctgcctgtctgtttgcctgtctgtctgtctgtctgcctgtctgtctgtctgtctgtctgcctgcctgcctgtctgtttgcctgtctgATTGACTGCCTGTCTGATTGGCTGTCTGCCTCCCTGTCTGCCGGGCTAGTTGCCTCCCTGCCTGCCTCCCTGTCCGCTGAGCTAGTTGCCTCCCTGTCTGCCGAGCTAGTTGCCTCCCTGCCTGCCtccctgtctgcctgcctcatTGTCTGCCTCCCTGTCTGCCGGACTAGTTGCCtccctgtctgcctgcctgcctccCTGTCTGCCTCCCTGTCTGCCGGGCTAgttgcctgtctgcctgcctgcttgtctgcctgcctgcctgtctgtccaattccctgtcttcctgtctgcctgcctccctgtctgcctgtctgcctgccggGCTAgttgcctgtctgcctgcctgcctgtctgtccaattccctgtcttcctgtctgcctgcctccctgtctgcctgtctgcctgccggGATAgttgcctgtctgcctgcctgcctgtctgtccaaTTCCCTGTCTGCCTCCCTGTCTGCCTCCCTGTCTGCCGGGCTAgttgcctgtctgcctgcctcccTGTCCGCTGAGCTAgttgcctgtctgcctgcctcccTGTCCGCTGAGCTActtgcctgtctgcctgcctcccTGTCTGCCTACCTCTCCTGCCTGCCTCCCTGCCTGCCTCCCTGTCTGCTGGGCTAGTTGCCTCCCTGCCTGCCTCCCTGTCTGCCTCCCAGTCTGCCTCCTTGCCTGCCTCCCTGTCTGCCGGGCTAGTTGCCTGTCTGCCTACCTCCCTGTCTGCCGGGTTAGTTGCCTGGCTGCCTGCCTCCCTGCCTGCTTGTCTGCCTCCCTGCCTGcctgcccgtctgtctgtctgtcttgtctgtctgtctgtctgtctgcagtaTTGTACAAAGTTgagttttatttacaatatagcACCGTGTGTCAGTTTAGTTTCATACAGTTGAAAAGACacattgttttgctttgtttattaCACAAGTCTTTTTTAGTCACAGCAGAATTTctcatcagaaaaaaatattccaaGAATCAAATTGGATGTAGAAGCTGACATGGAGAATGTAATGAGCAGAGTGTGTggtcatttatataatattcacACCTGGATGGCAGTGGATTATATTCCCATCacgtgtataaataaatatttaccctCTATTTAACACTGATTAGGTGAAGGTTATGACGGACCATGACCTGCTGGCCATTGCCTGTGAGCAGTTCTTGGGGAAATCTGTTATGGAAATCAAGGGTGTGGTCCTGCAAACCCTGGAAGGGCATTTACGCTCAATTTTAGGTGAAaagtttaacataaaattttatataaatttattgctatttttttctgattctcttgtttttttgaAGGCGTTACAAATCAACTCTTGGCTGTTTGTAATCATTTCCAGGCACATTAACAGTCGAGCAAATCTACCAGGACAGAGACAAATTTGCCCAGCTGGTGCGTGAGGTCGCAGCACCTGACGTGGGCCGAATGGGCATCGAGATCCTGAGCTTCACCATCAAAGTAAGAACCGAAGCTGCAGTGAAGATCTGGCAATGCATCAAATGTCACTGTATCCAAAaatatttcttctctttcttttttcctgattATGGCTTGAATTATTGCCGTGCTCAAAGTCATGTCTCCTTTAGATGCTAATTTAATCATCACTTGAAGTCGAAACGGTGCTGCGTCATCAAGACATATTTGTCATCATGACCACATTGATCATTAGGTCATACAGAACGTTTCTAAGCATTTGATCTAGATCTCGAACAAAAAACATTCTGGCCTGGCTCATCTTTTGGGAATGGAGAAAATCTGCATCCTTTACACATCACAAGTCGATTGTAAGctcctgtgtgttcctgcagGATGTGTACGATAAGATGGACTACCTGAGCTCGCTGGGGAAAACTCAGACGGCTGCTGTGCAGAGGGACGCAGACATCGGTGTAGCCGAGGCAGAAAGAGATGCCGGCATTAGAGTAAGAGCTTTTTTCTCCTGTAGTACCTCCAGCACAGAACTCTATCTCTGTTCGGTTACGGCTTTCATCAAACACGCCCTTTGGTTTACCCTGCCCAGGAAGCCGAGTGCAAGAGGGAAATGATGGACGTGAAGTTCTTAGCCGACACCAAAATGGCCGATTCCAAGAGGGAGCTGGAGCTGCAGAAAGCATCGTTTAACCAGGAAGTGAACACCAAGGTCAGGATGAATCCTCGCTGTTTTTACACCAAAGGTACATGACATACAAGAACAGGAGTTAGCCTAGGAACATCTGACATGCCTGCAACAACAGGTACAATAGTGCAATCTACTATGTAATAAACCTAATAGCAGGAAAAGATGAGTGTTAGACAAAAGGAATTATcgagtaaatgaaaaaaatcattattttaaatgatactgaaaaaaaaaggtaaatatcAGTAAACACACTATTTTAAAAAGTGGAGCTTTGTCCTACGATTCTCTTATAATAATGAAGTGTATTGTAACGgtccgatattttggatcggtatcgtCGCCGATCCAAGCACTTTGAGTGGAttgggtatcggtggtgcgtgatTGATCCAAATCtgatacccgtggtcatgggtATCGCAAttttcagagcgccgccagtcgaatccattccgcTTGAGGAAttccctaataaattaaactccattccgctttttacctacagcattgaccacgttCCTGCTTCCTGATATCCATGGGCGTAGGGACCATtgtatgtgggtgggacaggacacgcccactttttatttacttcgtTGCCCATGCCTGTGGTGGTTGTTAATGTCAATTAACTAACTATTGCTTGAAATTGTATATTAAATTGCatcaatgaaaataaatataatacattttatgggtaatatgttgcacaaccgcctgcgacagacaggcaagtttagcaggcgtcctttccatttacctcagcgcgttaaacatCGCTCATTTGTGTGCAagttttactgtttaatacattttgcataatttaatttaataattgcagtatatgtAGTTTaaattgttataccactaaaaatactgtttgctactgcattaatcccttttttaaagtttcttgggttttcatttttcatccagtaatgggcatttttgtatttctttgccagaaacaaataaatcttaataactaagcgagttgtatacattatttagttttaaaggtacgGCCAAGACTGGCAAACTCTGgtatcggatcggaagagaaaaagtggtatcggtacatccctaattAGAAGGAAAGCATTAATTACCTTCCCAACGTTTGGTCCAGTGTCAGAATAAAGGCTTAGAGGGGATACATGTGCAGGTGAATGATTTTAACAAAAGAACAAGCAAACAAACTCCGAATGGTTAAGCAGGCACAGGACAGGTAACAGTAGAAACCAAACAAACC
It encodes the following:
- the flot2b gene encoding flotillin-2b isoform X1 encodes the protein MGSCLTVGPNEALVVSGGCCGSDQKTYVVGGWAWAWWFLSDAQALTLEIMTLQPKCESVETAEGVAITVTGVAQVKVMTDHDLLAIACEQFLGKSVMEIKGVVLQTLEGHLRSILGTLTVEQIYQDRDKFAQLVREVAAPDVGRMGIEILSFTIKDVYDKMDYLSSLGKTQTAAVQRDADIGVAEAERDAGIREAECKREMMDVKFLADTKMADSKRELELQKASFNQEVNTKKAEAQLAYELQAAKEQQKIRLEEIEIEVVQRKKQITIEEKEIDRTEKELIAMVKRPAEAEAYKMQQLAEGHKIKKVLIAHAEAEKIRKLGEAEAKSIEAVGKAEAEKMKLKAEAYQQYGEAAQTALVLEALPKIAGKVAAPLAKTSEIVILSGDGSKVTGEVNRLLAELPVTVNALTGVDLSKIPLLQKMTNTQA